From the Desulfovibrio sp. Fe33 genome, one window contains:
- a CDS encoding glutamate synthase-related protein, with amino-acid sequence MNNYPKSNDVIGSVNRGNAIESGLCTLCRADCQGKCETWLSSMRGREILYPRDFGMVTAGSGNTTHVGVSYNSLRIQGLNYGAMGAANTDADLLFTDVSLETSFGAHEITKCKVPFMTGALGSTFIAAKYWDAFAVGCALVGAPIVIGENVVGVDRDAEISNGRIRKAPELERRIDTYMRYYDGYGAIIVQMNVEDTRNGVAEYVAEKYGDKVIIELKWGQGAKNIGGEIEVSSIEYAQFLKKRGYLVDPDPEKPEVKDGYARGSIKHFARHSRLGYTNLSTYEQVRDEFMNSIKYLRKLGFKRISLKTGSYGMEALAMAIKFASEAELDLLTMDGSGGGTGMSPWNMMESWGVPSILLHAKAHEYASRLAARGKRVVDLSFAGGFAKGSNIFKALALGAPYAKMICMGRAMMIPGFLGANIEGALFPERRAAVHGNWDKLPASVTNYGKTPEEIYACYQDVEKYVGADEMKNIPLGAVGIWSLVDKLSAALQQLMCGARKFRLEEISRADIASGNRETERETGIGFITDIMDETAKKILDM; translated from the coding sequence ATGAACAACTACCCCAAAAGCAATGACGTCATCGGCAGCGTCAACCGAGGCAACGCCATTGAATCCGGACTCTGCACCCTGTGCAGGGCCGACTGTCAGGGCAAATGCGAGACATGGCTCTCGTCAATGCGCGGACGCGAAATCCTCTACCCCCGCGATTTCGGTATGGTCACCGCGGGCAGCGGCAACACCACCCATGTGGGCGTGTCCTACAATTCCCTCAGAATTCAGGGCCTGAACTACGGCGCGATGGGCGCGGCCAACACCGATGCCGACCTGCTCTTCACCGACGTCAGCCTGGAGACCTCCTTCGGCGCGCATGAAATCACCAAATGCAAGGTGCCCTTCATGACCGGTGCGCTGGGCTCCACCTTCATCGCCGCCAAGTACTGGGACGCCTTTGCCGTAGGCTGCGCCCTGGTGGGCGCCCCCATCGTCATCGGCGAGAACGTCGTCGGCGTGGACCGCGATGCCGAGATCAGCAACGGACGCATCCGCAAGGCCCCGGAACTGGAACGCCGCATCGACACCTACATGCGCTACTATGACGGCTACGGCGCCATCATCGTGCAGATGAACGTAGAGGACACCCGCAACGGCGTGGCCGAATACGTGGCCGAAAAGTACGGCGACAAGGTCATCATCGAGCTCAAATGGGGTCAGGGAGCCAAGAACATCGGCGGCGAGATCGAAGTTTCCAGCATCGAATACGCCCAGTTCCTCAAGAAGCGCGGCTACCTCGTCGACCCGGACCCCGAGAAGCCCGAGGTCAAGGACGGCTACGCCCGCGGATCGATCAAGCATTTCGCCAGGCACAGCAGGCTCGGCTACACGAACCTGTCCACCTACGAGCAGGTGCGCGACGAGTTCATGAACTCGATCAAGTATCTGCGCAAGCTCGGCTTCAAGCGCATCTCCCTGAAGACCGGCTCCTACGGCATGGAAGCCCTGGCCATGGCCATCAAGTTCGCCTCCGAGGCCGAACTCGACCTGCTGACCATGGACGGCTCCGGCGGCGGCACCGGCATGAGCCCCTGGAACATGATGGAAAGCTGGGGCGTGCCCTCCATCCTGCTCCACGCCAAGGCCCACGAGTACGCTTCCCGCCTGGCGGCTCGCGGCAAGCGCGTGGTGGACCTGTCCTTTGCCGGAGGTTTCGCCAAGGGCAGCAACATCTTCAAGGCGCTGGCCCTGGGCGCACCTTACGCCAAGATGATCTGCATGGGACGCGCCATGATGATACCCGGCTTCCTGGGAGCCAACATCGAAGGCGCGCTCTTCCCCGAACGGCGCGCCGCCGTCCACGGCAACTGGGACAAGCTCCCCGCCTCCGTCACCAATTACGGCAAGACTCCCGAGGAAATCTACGCCTGCTACCAGGACGTTGAAAAGTACGTCGGCGCGGACGAGATGAAGAACATCCCCCTCGGCGCGGTCGGCATCTGGAGCCTGGTGGACAAGTTGTCGGCAGCCCTGCAGCAGCTCATGTGCGGAGCGCGCAAGTTCCGCCTCGAAGAAATCAGCCGCGCGGACATCGCCTCGGGCAACCGCGAAACCGAACGGGAAACCGGCATCGGCTTCATCACCGACATCATGGACGAGACCGCCAAGAAGATTCTCGACATGTAA
- a CDS encoding P-II family nitrogen regulator — translation MKLIIAYIRPEKLNDVKQALYAKEIYSLSVTNILGSGRQKGFTETYRGVQMEVNLLKKVRLEIGVNDDFEAKAIEAILASGQTGTEGDGVIFVTELTKALRIRTGEDGIL, via the coding sequence ATGAAGCTCATCATTGCATACATCAGGCCCGAAAAGCTCAACGACGTGAAGCAGGCCCTGTACGCCAAGGAAATCTATTCCCTGTCCGTGACCAACATCCTCGGTTCCGGACGCCAGAAGGGGTTCACCGAAACCTACCGCGGCGTGCAGATGGAAGTGAACCTGCTTAAGAAGGTCCGTCTCGAAATCGGCGTGAACGACGATTTCGAAGCCAAGGCGATCGAAGCCATCCTGGCCTCCGGGCAGACCGGCACCGAGGGCGACGGCGTGATCTTCGTAACCGAACTGACCAAGGCCCTGCGCATCAGGACCGGTGAGGACGGGATTCTCTAG
- a CDS encoding EAL domain-containing protein, translating into MPDIQEIIENRFLVTHFQPQVSLKRKAVVGLEALSRGFDPQSGEIIPPTLLFEQARDRASRLALDRACRTNAAESFAALHRRDKGLMLSMNIDASCINEETRGSCHLLNLVARCGISPANVIIEIIESRCEDIEALITFVRFYRERGFLIALDDVGAGFSNLDRIPILKPDVIKLDRSLVSAVDRHFHKLEVVRSFVQMSNRLGCLVLAEGVETAEEAMCLLSNGVDVFQGFYFARPAPGLDAVPGMSSKVDALAERHRENRTQQIADAKRLYSSYDLIVLTMCQSLAETPAKDTGPALAGFIETYDVVECLYVLDMRGNQISETVCDERRLTTCKRFLYEPAEVGADHSLKEYFLPIQAGLEKFTTRPYISLASGNLCITISHVFYHKSSGRHRILCVDMSREDEPACCP; encoded by the coding sequence GTGCCTGACATACAAGAGATCATTGAAAATCGCTTCCTGGTCACGCATTTCCAGCCCCAGGTCTCCCTCAAGAGGAAGGCGGTCGTCGGGCTGGAGGCGCTGAGCAGGGGGTTCGACCCCCAAAGCGGAGAAATCATACCTCCTACCCTGCTGTTCGAGCAGGCCCGGGACAGGGCATCCCGGCTCGCCCTGGACCGGGCCTGCCGAACCAACGCGGCGGAATCCTTCGCCGCTCTTCACAGAAGGGACAAGGGGTTGATGCTCTCCATGAACATCGACGCCTCCTGCATTAACGAGGAGACGCGCGGCTCCTGCCATCTGCTCAACCTGGTCGCCCGCTGCGGAATCAGTCCCGCAAACGTCATCATCGAAATCATCGAGTCCCGATGCGAGGATATCGAAGCCCTCATAACTTTCGTGCGATTCTACAGGGAGCGCGGCTTCCTTATCGCGCTTGACGATGTGGGGGCGGGATTTTCCAATCTGGACCGCATCCCCATTCTCAAGCCGGACGTCATTAAGCTGGACCGCTCTTTGGTAAGCGCCGTGGACCGGCACTTCCACAAACTGGAGGTGGTCCGCAGCTTCGTTCAGATGTCCAACCGACTCGGCTGCCTGGTTCTGGCCGAGGGAGTGGAGACGGCCGAGGAGGCCATGTGCCTGCTCTCCAACGGGGTGGACGTGTTCCAGGGATTCTATTTCGCCCGGCCCGCGCCGGGGCTGGACGCGGTGCCCGGCATGTCCTCCAAGGTCGATGCGCTGGCTGAGCGGCATCGGGAGAACCGCACCCAGCAGATTGCCGACGCCAAGCGGCTCTATTCCAGCTACGACCTGATCGTGCTGACCATGTGCCAGTCGCTGGCCGAAACGCCCGCCAAGGACACGGGGCCGGCATTGGCCGGTTTCATCGAAACCTATGATGTGGTGGAATGCCTTTACGTTCTCGACATGCGCGGGAACCAGATATCGGAAACTGTCTGCGATGAGCGGCGGCTCACGACCTGCAAGCGGTTCCTTTATGAACCCGCCGAGGTGGGGGCAGACCATTCGCTCAAGGAATATTTCCTGCCCATCCAGGCGGGGCTCGAAAAGTTCACCACCCGGCCATACATCTCCCTGGCCTCCGGCAATCTGTGCATCACCATCTCACACGTCTTCTATCACAAGAGCAGCGGCAGGCATCGTATTCTTTGCGTGGACATGTCGCGCGAGGATGAGCCCGCCTGCTGCCCGTAA